A stretch of the Acidimicrobiales bacterium genome encodes the following:
- a CDS encoding amino acid ABC transporter permease produces the protein MFTALAVVVVNAPGWDDVRRSFFSAEDFADALPDVLPAFWLNVRVFLVAEGCILVLALVVAVARSSRSPVLFPVRVISTVYVDLFRGVPVLLVLFLLGFGVPALRLEGVPNDPVFWATVALVLSYSAYVSEVYRAGIDSVHESQRAAARSLGLSSGQSLRYVVLPQAVRRVVPPLLNDFIALQKETALVGVLGPIEAARQAQIYASRTFNFTSYVVAAVIFLAVTVPLTRTTDWLVGRERLRTGGARIS, from the coding sequence GTGTTCACCGCCCTCGCCGTCGTCGTCGTCAACGCGCCGGGCTGGGACGACGTCCGCCGGAGCTTCTTCTCGGCCGAGGACTTCGCCGACGCCCTGCCCGACGTCCTCCCCGCCTTCTGGCTGAACGTGCGGGTCTTCCTCGTCGCCGAGGGCTGCATCCTCGTGCTGGCCCTGGTCGTCGCCGTGGCCCGCAGCTCCCGGTCCCCCGTGCTGTTCCCCGTGCGGGTGATCTCGACGGTCTACGTGGACCTGTTCCGGGGCGTGCCCGTCCTGCTCGTGCTGTTCCTGCTCGGCTTCGGCGTGCCGGCCCTGCGCCTGGAGGGCGTGCCCAACGACCCCGTGTTCTGGGCGACGGTCGCCCTGGTCCTCAGCTACTCGGCCTACGTGTCCGAGGTGTACCGGGCCGGGATCGACTCGGTCCACGAGAGCCAGCGGGCTGCCGCCCGCTCCCTCGGCCTGTCGAGCGGCCAGTCGCTGCGCTACGTGGTGCTCCCCCAGGCCGTCCGCCGGGTGGTGCCGCCCCTGCTGAACGACTTCATCGCCCTCCAGAAGGAGACGGCGCTGGTCGGCGTGCTCGGGCCCATCGAGGCGGCCCGCCAGGCGCAGATCTACGCGTCCCGCACGTTCAACTTCACGAGCTACGTGGTCGCCGCGGTGATCTTCCTCGCCGTCACCGTGCCGCTCACGCGGACGACGGACTGGCTGGTCGGCCGGGAGCGGCTGCGCACCGGCGGGGCGAGGATCTCGTGA
- a CDS encoding amino acid ABC transporter ATP-binding protein, with amino-acid sequence MTAAKLVLEGVVKSFGAHVVLRDVDLAVGEHDVICLIGPSGSGKSTLLRCVNLLEPIDDGRVLLDGVDISEPGLDADRVRRRIGIVFQAFNLFPHLSVVDNVTLAPRKVLRRPAAEAVAAADALLARFGLADKRDDFPDRLSGGQQQRVAIVRALAMQPELMLLDEVTSALDPELVGEVLSVVRELKATGMTMLIATHEMGFAREIADRVVFLDEGRVVEEGPPERLFGDPTEDRTRRFLQRITAARRL; translated from the coding sequence GTGACGGCGGCCAAGCTCGTCCTCGAGGGGGTGGTCAAGTCCTTCGGCGCGCACGTCGTGCTGCGGGACGTGGACCTGGCCGTCGGCGAGCACGACGTCATCTGCCTGATCGGCCCGTCGGGGTCGGGCAAGTCGACCCTGCTGCGGTGCGTGAACCTGCTGGAGCCGATCGACGACGGGCGCGTCCTGCTCGACGGCGTGGACATCAGCGAGCCCGGCCTCGACGCCGACCGGGTGCGGCGCCGCATCGGGATCGTGTTCCAGGCGTTCAACCTGTTCCCCCACCTGTCGGTGGTCGACAACGTGACGCTCGCCCCCCGCAAGGTGCTGCGCCGGCCGGCGGCCGAGGCCGTCGCCGCCGCCGACGCGCTGCTCGCCCGGTTCGGCCTGGCCGACAAGCGGGACGACTTCCCGGACCGCCTGTCCGGCGGCCAGCAGCAGCGGGTGGCGATCGTGCGGGCGCTCGCCATGCAGCCCGAGCTGATGCTGCTCGACGAGGTGACGTCCGCGCTCGACCCCGAGCTGGTCGGCGAGGTGCTGTCGGTGGTGCGGGAGCTGAAGGCGACGGGGATGACCATGCTCATCGCCACCCACGAGATGGGCTTTGCCCGGGAGATCGCCGACCGGGTGGTGTTCCTCGACGAGGGCCGCGTCGTCGAGGAGGGCCCGCCCGAGCGCCTCTTCGGCGACCCCACCGAGGACCGCACCCGCCGCTTCCTCCAGCGCATCACCGCGGCGCGGCGACTGTGA